The Pyrococcus kukulkanii genome contains a region encoding:
- a CDS encoding sulfite exporter TauE/SafE family protein, with product MTPSLIFLGVRPEVAVGTDFLFSLLTKIFATALHGKKGNVRIDIAWRLIAGSVPAVLLGAFILIRLPREELGQLLVTLIGVVLVVVSALSLGFEIPRFLRPRWIYVYILGFYSWFKRSANFCWSWNNSYIHIDEHCEG from the coding sequence ATGACGCCTTCGCTAATATTCTTAGGTGTTAGACCGGAGGTTGCTGTAGGCACCGACTTCCTCTTCTCCCTGTTAACTAAGATCTTTGCAACGGCGTTACATGGAAAAAAGGGGAACGTTCGGATTGATATAGCATGGAGACTAATAGCCGGAAGCGTTCCCGCAGTGCTTTTAGGAGCCTTCATATTGATTAGACTACCCAGGGAAGAACTTGGCCAGCTCCTTGTAACCCTCATTGGAGTAGTTCTCGTTGTAGTTTCAGCCTTATCCTTGGGATTTGAAATTCCGAGATTTTTAAGGCCAAGGTGGATTTACGTCTATATCTTAGGTTTTTATAGTTGGTTTAAGCGTTCAGCTAACTTCTGTTGGAGCTGGAATAATAGTTACATTCACATTGATGAACATTGCGAAGGTTAA
- a CDS encoding TSUP family transporter, whose protein sequence is MVTFTLMNIAKVNPREVVGTSIVFGLFVSLMAFATYAHLGYFNLKLALTLTLGAIPGG, encoded by the coding sequence ATAGTTACATTCACATTGATGAACATTGCGAAGGTTAATCCCAGGGAGGTAGTGGGAACGAGCATAGTGTTTGGCCTATTTGTATCGCTAATGGCCTTCGCGACCTATGCTCATCTAGGATACTTCAACTTGAAACTTGCCCTTACCTTGACTTTAGGGGCTATTCCTGGGGGTTAA
- a CDS encoding DHH family phosphoesterase gives MEVIIHHWDTDGITTAAIVAKALNIELHNLTPPIGEYSFDERIWSAISRAERVYVVDLNVPQEVERIKVETIFIDHHIQPRIKNPLVRQINPALEGKQYPSASLVASEYLNFWNAWSALGAVGDVGARAFNDPLVKKLLKQEGLTEREALRLAELIDSNYISMDRKGVEEAVKVLLENPIKELLSYEPWVKKAERIRAEIEEAISGVEVKGGMAFLEFESDLNIISKIARKLVWDLGYGVALVVNRNFHGKAQVYLRISPGANIDVTSIIKELRKRGFNAGGKKEVMGCICERDEVEDVLEIVTRGLKKFFSYKVLLFKVIIIEP, from the coding sequence ATGGAGGTCATAATTCACCACTGGGATACCGATGGAATAACAACCGCAGCTATCGTTGCTAAAGCCCTAAATATAGAGTTGCATAATTTAACTCCACCAATAGGTGAGTACTCATTTGATGAGAGGATATGGAGTGCAATTTCCAGGGCAGAGAGGGTTTACGTTGTCGACCTAAACGTGCCCCAGGAAGTCGAGAGAATAAAAGTTGAAACGATATTTATAGATCACCACATTCAGCCCAGGATTAAGAACCCCCTTGTTAGGCAGATAAATCCAGCGCTGGAAGGAAAGCAGTATCCTTCAGCTTCCCTTGTCGCATCAGAATACTTAAACTTCTGGAACGCCTGGAGCGCCTTGGGGGCCGTTGGTGACGTTGGGGCAAGGGCCTTTAATGATCCTTTAGTTAAGAAGTTGCTTAAGCAGGAAGGATTAACTGAGCGAGAAGCCCTAAGGCTCGCTGAGCTTATAGATTCAAACTACATCTCCATGGACAGAAAAGGGGTAGAGGAGGCCGTTAAAGTTCTCCTTGAGAATCCAATTAAAGAGCTATTAAGTTACGAGCCCTGGGTTAAGAAGGCTGAAAGGATAAGGGCCGAGATAGAGGAGGCAATTTCAGGAGTTGAGGTTAAGGGAGGAATGGCGTTCTTGGAATTCGAGAGTGACTTGAACATAATATCCAAGATAGCCAGGAAGCTCGTGTGGGATCTTGGCTACGGTGTCGCTTTAGTCGTGAACAGGAACTTCCATGGGAAGGCTCAGGTCTACCTAAGGATTTCACCTGGGGCAAATATTGACGTTACTAGTATAATCAAGGAGTTGAGGAAGAGAGGGTTTAATGCTGGTGGTAAGAAGGAAGTTATGGGGTGCATATGCGAGAGGGATGAGGTTGAAGATGTTTTGGAGATTGTAACTAGAGGCTTAAAGAAATTTTTCAGTTATAAGGTTTTGCTTTTCAAAGTCATTATCATTGAACCATAA
- a CDS encoding class I SAM-dependent methyltransferase, with protein MVELFKHDLILSFAKDKRVLHIGACDYPYHLVRAEQGELLHQKLDQVAAELIGIDNNRQAINDLRRFGIDNIYFGDIEKDIYDIDFENLNFDIILLPDVIEHLTNPGLALLNIKRRFMEDNTKLIITTPNVFKWHNLRTIITGNEVVHPDHVFWPSYKTMKTLFERVGLKIEFFSYVMYGEYSKITKKGQLFYKLFYKNIPHFMPTLFFVLTLQDNKESVT; from the coding sequence ATGGTTGAGTTATTTAAACATGATCTAATATTGTCATTTGCTAAGGATAAACGGGTTCTTCACATTGGTGCTTGCGACTATCCCTATCATTTAGTCCGCGCTGAACAGGGAGAACTATTGCATCAGAAGTTAGACCAAGTTGCAGCAGAGCTTATTGGGATTGACAATAACAGACAAGCTATTAATGATTTAAGGCGCTTTGGAATAGACAATATCTATTTTGGAGATATAGAAAAAGACATTTATGACATTGACTTTGAGAATCTAAATTTTGACATTATCCTATTGCCAGATGTCATTGAACATCTTACAAATCCTGGATTGGCATTACTAAACATTAAACGGAGATTTATGGAAGATAATACCAAATTAATCATAACTACGCCGAATGTCTTTAAATGGCATAATCTCAGAACAATAATCACGGGCAATGAAGTTGTTCACCCAGATCATGTTTTCTGGCCATCATATAAAACTATGAAAACACTTTTTGAAAGAGTAGGGCTTAAAATTGAATTCTTCTCTTATGTTATGTATGGAGAGTACTCCAAGATTACAAAAAAAGGGCAGCTATTTTACAAGCTGTTTTATAAGAACATACCGCATTTTATGCCAACATTATTTTTCGTGTTAACCCTCCAAGATAATAAAGAAAGCGTTACTTGA
- a CDS encoding glycosyltransferase family 4 protein → MRVLIISSMFPDKDNRCICDIFVKEQVKALSKYLDEIYVISPVSVWRRLKSNVDFRDYSIGDNVRVYFPTYVNFPPKGFLRYLWIKSEVKSILGVIKKEGLEFNVIHAHYSWPSGAVAVKLKEMFNVPVVITEHTHITLKQRIKKNDKILKWTWKNTDALIRVNKKDIQLIKDFCPSLRVYHIPNGYNPNRISPIPKDKARSKLGLSENEKILFNLAKLYPYKGHKYLIEAMFKVVKYRNDVVCFIGGEGPLKKELQQQINQLGLQEHVRLLGFVPDKELSLWMNAADLFVLPSLSEGNPTVMFEALGVGLPFVGTAVGGVPEVITSEDYGLLCPPADPECLAEKILIALEKEWDREKIRKYAEQFTWENIAKKILKVYETLWGEFDG, encoded by the coding sequence ATGAGAGTCCTTATAATATCCTCAATGTTTCCTGACAAAGATAATAGATGCATTTGTGACATATTTGTAAAGGAGCAGGTTAAAGCTCTCTCAAAGTATCTGGATGAAATTTATGTAATTTCTCCTGTCTCCGTGTGGAGACGATTGAAAAGTAATGTAGACTTTAGAGATTATAGTATTGGAGATAATGTCAGAGTGTACTTTCCAACTTATGTTAATTTTCCACCCAAGGGCTTTTTGAGATACTTGTGGATAAAGTCTGAGGTAAAGTCAATATTGGGGGTCATTAAGAAGGAGGGTTTGGAGTTTAATGTGATTCATGCTCATTATTCTTGGCCTTCTGGCGCTGTTGCCGTTAAGTTGAAGGAGATGTTTAATGTTCCGGTTGTTATCACGGAGCATACTCATATAACACTAAAGCAAAGAATCAAAAAGAATGACAAAATCTTGAAGTGGACGTGGAAAAACACAGACGCATTAATCAGGGTCAATAAGAAAGATATTCAACTGATTAAGGACTTTTGTCCAAGTTTGAGAGTGTATCACATACCAAATGGATATAACCCAAACAGAATATCTCCAATTCCAAAAGATAAAGCTAGGAGTAAACTGGGGCTTTCCGAAAATGAAAAAATTCTATTTAATTTGGCCAAACTTTATCCTTATAAAGGACACAAATACCTTATTGAAGCAATGTTCAAGGTTGTTAAATATAGAAATGACGTAGTGTGTTTTATTGGTGGAGAAGGGCCACTTAAAAAGGAGCTTCAGCAACAGATAAACCAGCTTGGTCTCCAGGAGCACGTGAGGTTGCTTGGGTTTGTGCCAGATAAAGAATTGTCGCTCTGGATGAATGCTGCTGATTTGTTTGTGCTTCCGAGTTTAAGTGAAGGCAATCCCACTGTGATGTTTGAGGCTTTGGGTGTTGGTTTACCCTTTGTCGGTACTGCCGTTGGTGGAGTTCCAGAGGTAATAACTTCTGAGGATTACGGTTTGCTCTGTCCTCCAGCTGATCCTGAGTGCCTTGCGGAGAAAATTTTAATAGCCCTTGAAAAGGAGTGGGACAGAGAGAAGATAAGGAAGTACGCGGAGCAGTTTACATGGGAGAATATTGCCAAAAAGATATTGAAAGTTTATGAAACTTTATGGGGGGAGTTTGATGGTTGA